A stretch of DNA from Coccidioides posadasii str. Silveira chromosome 4, complete sequence:
CTTGGACACATCCTTGTCGAGCAGTCGTTAGCTTTTTGGATCGAATTGGCAGGGAGAATAGAAAGGGGGccaaaaaataaataaataaataaaaataaaataaataaaaaaaaaaaaaaaaaaaaaggggattTTCTATCTTACCTCTAGACCCTTGGGAAGGTAAACAGTGCCGTCGTAGTCACCTCCAATGCCAACGTGGTCCCAACCGGCAACCTTGGCGATATGGAAGATATGATCGACCACGGTGTTGATGTCTGCAGCATCGGGATTCTCGACGTTGACGAACCGGGACACGAAGGTGACCATGACCACGCCGTTGTTCTTCGCGACCTCCTTCAGCACGTCGTCGGGCACGTTGCGCAGGTGGTTGGACACCGCGTATGCGGACGAGTGCGAGAAGATGACCGGTGCCCGCGCGACTTTCAATGTGTCTCTCATGGTGTTTGCGGACACGTGCGACAGATCTACGAGCATGCCAAGGCGGTTCATCTCCTTGACGAACTCGATGCCGAACGGCTTCATCAGTCCGGTGTCCGGCAAGCCGTCGGCGACGGTCGACTGCGCGGTCGCAAATGCATTGTCGCAGTTGTGAGTGACCGTGATGTAGCGCACGCCCAGCTCATACACCCGGCGCAAGTCACCGAGAGAGTTGCCGATCTGATGTCCTCCCTGTGTTTTGTTTCAAGCAGAATATATTATGAGACATAAGTTCCCTTTTTTGCAATTGCAGAATTGTAAGGAATTGGGGGAAGCTTTATTTACCTCGATACCCAGGAAACTGGCAATCTTTCCTCTCCTGAACGCCCTCCGAGCACACCTTGCGTCTCCACAGAACTGCAGATCGCGCGAGTATTTTTCGATAAGGCGCTTAGTCACATCGATCTGCTCCAAGGTATCCCGAACGGACCACTACACCAGGAAAAAACACAAACAAACCACACCAGGTCAGCCAATTCCATCTTCCCACCAGGCAaaattttaaaaaaaaaaaaaaagacagagAGATTATCCGTCTGATAATACGCACTGTAGGGTCGTCAATGGGCACCGGTGGGTCAGGACAGGGTGTGTAAACACTCCAAAACTGTCCGCCCACTCTGCCCTTCCGCAACCTCTTCAGGTCAGTGTGGCCGGGCAGCTCGTCCTCAAACGGGATCTTCCCCTCATAGATCTGGTTCTTCGTCGTCTTCCGGATGAAGTTGGGAAGGTCGTTGTGCCCGTCGATCAGCGGGGTGAATTTGAGAATGCGTTCCGCACGCTTTAGATAGTCATCGGTCCGGGgagttgctgctgctgctgctgatgcCGGGGTGGCCGAAGCTGGGCTGGCAAGGACAGCTACGCAGGCTAGGACCGAGAGGAGAGACCCGGCGTTCCGTAGCCAGCTTCCGTTGTGCTCTGTCCGTTGAGACATGGTGACCTCTGATATCTGATACTCAACCCCGTTGACCTGGGAGAGACAAAAGGGAAAACGAGAAAAACGACAGGGGGAGAAggagaggaaaaaagagaaaaaaaaaaagagagagagagagagagcaagTGGCAGGGAAGGCGAGGAAGGGAGGGAAGCAATTATATGACTGAGCAGGCGGCAAAGCAAGCTGCAAGCCTCTCCGAGAAAACCGGCCTACTACCCGGATTTATACCAACGATCGGCGCCGGGAAGCTCtgggaaaaagcaaaaatgCTTATTTCTCCCCCGCAATTTAATATATGTATATGTAATGTCAAAGGCGGGCCACATTAAATGTGTATACTCCATCCTTGGCGATCAGGGAATACCGGATGGAAgcagaaaggaaaaaaaaagaaaaaagaagaaattgAACCATGGCGGAATGCGAGCcgctccttttctttttttttttttttttcgcgcCCTTGTTGCTGCCTGAGCACTTCATCGCCGGCATCCGG
This window harbors:
- a CDS encoding uncharacterized protein (SECRETED:SignalP(1-34)~EggNog:ENOG410PG7J~COG:O~MEROPS:MER0011422), giving the protein MSQRTEHNGSWLRNAGSLLSVLACVAVLASPASATPASAAAAATPRTDDYLKRAERILKFTPLIDGHNDLPNFIRKTTKNQIYEGKIPFEDELPGHTDLKRLRKGRVGGQFWSVYTPCPDPPVPIDDPTWSVRDTLEQIDVTKRLIEKYSRDLQFCGDARCARRAFRRGKIASFLGIEGGHQIGNSLGDLRRVYELGVRYITVTHNCDNAFATAQSTVADGLPDTGLMKPFGIEFVKEMNRLGMLVDLSHVSANTMRDTLKVARAPVIFSHSSAYAVSNHLRNVPDDVLKEVAKNNGVVMVTFVSRFVNVENPDAADINTVVDHIFHIAKVAGWDHVGIGGDYDGTVYLPKGLEDVSKYPHLIARVLERGATTQQVRKLVGENILRVWTEVERIAKRLQKTELPNEAYWEGRNWTRPAKRDLNADFEGRSVPLFTSASNGDFCD